The genomic stretch CGCATCTCCCGGACGTGCAGCCCCTGTTCGAAGAGGGCCGCGGAAAGCCGGTCCCGGATATCGGCCTTTGCCCGGACGACCGCACGGTTAGCGTTCCCTTCGACGGAGATGATCGCGGGGTCGTCGATCGCCGGCAGGCGCTCCCGGGTCTCGATGACGATACGGACGGCATCGCCGTCCGACGGTGCAAGCACCCGGGCGACTTCTTCGAGCGTCCCCTGCGCGACAAGCCTTCCTTTTGCGAGGAGCCCCACGGTCCGGCAGACCTCCCTGACCTCGGAGAGGATGTGGGAGGAGACGAAGATCGTCTTTCCTTCGCCGGCGAGGTGCGTGACGAGTTCCCGGTACTCCCGGACGCCCTCGGGATCGAGGTTTGCCGTCGGTTCGTCGAGGAAGAGCACCTTCGGATCGTTGATCAGCGCCTGGGCGAGCCCGAGCCGCTGCTTCATGCCGCGTGAGTACTCTCCGGCCTTCTGGGCGACGCCGTCGAGGTGGACGAGTTCGAGCAGTTCGGCGATCCGCTCCTTTCTCGCTTTCGCATCCATCCCGTAGAACCGGGCGAAGTAGTCCAGGTTCTGCTCGCCGGTCATGTTCCCGTAGAACCCGACATCTTCGGGGAGGTAGCCGATGATCTTCTTTACGTTCAGCGGGTCTTTTGCGACCTCGATCCCGCTGACGAAGCACCGGCCGCCGGTGGGCTCGATCATGCCGGTGAGCATCAGGATCGTCGTGCTCTTCCCCGCTCCGTTCGGGCCGAGGAAGCCGAATATCTCGCCTTCCCCGACCTCGAGATCCAGGCCGTCGACGGCAGTTTTTCCATTATATATCTTCGTGAGGTTCTCCGTTCGTATCATTTTACACTCCCACCAGGGCCGTTTTGGCGGCGTCTTATTGCAGACTATGACACCCTCATATTAACGTTTTCTGTGACAATCGTCTACACTTCAGGTGATGATCGCGATTCCGGTCTCTAAGACGTCACGATTATTCCGGCAGAGTCCCAAGATGCGTCGTGAATCGGGCACTGGACTGCGTATCGGCCCTCGCGCGGCACCAATCATAAGGCCTGCAGCGACGTCCCCCGAGGATACGGGCCATGCTCGTACCCCCTTTCGGTGTTCGGCGAGAGAGTATAGGGAGGATTGGGAGATAAGGCGATGGTAAACTACGAAAAAAATCGAACCTACCCATGGCAGGCATTCGGGCACCAGCAGGGCAGGAAACTTCGATAACGGGTATCCAGAACTGTTCGGCCGTCCTTCTTCCTTAAGACCCCCTGGAGAAGGTCGCAATGCAAAAACCTTTTCTCCCGCCAGCCTGAAGGTTCTCCTGATTGATATGAGAAGGCTATTCGGTACGGCAGCGGTCGCCGTGCTCCTCTTCCTGGTGCTCGCGGCTGGGTGCACGTCGTCCCAGCCTCCGGCGGGCTACGTGACGATTCGGAGCGTCGATGTCAGCATCCCGGACGGCCAACCGCCGTCGAACGTCACCCGGGTCACGGCGGTCCCCTACCTCGATGCGGTCTACGCGGACGTGGACGGCGTCGACCTGCAGGTCGTTGCAAAAGAAGCCGGGACGGATATCGTCGTCGAGGAGACGGTTCGTTCCATCGGCACCCTGGTCTCAGGGAAGACGGCGAAGGAGGAGATCACGCTCACGCTCGAGAACGGCCGGGGTTACGACATCTGGGTGACGATATGGCAGGACGGGCGTATGCGGGAGTCGGGTTCGGTGAATGTCTTTCTCCCCGACAGGACGGTCGCTACGCAACGACTGGCCTACTCGCTCCTCACTGTCTCTGCGATCGACGTCATGACCCCGGATCTCGACGCCGACCCGATCACGCTCGACGTCATCACCGAGATTGCGAACGGCGGCAGTTCTTCCGGGAACCTCATGATGGAGATCCGGGCGGTCAACCTCCAGACGGGGATCACGGCCGTCCGCGAGTCCCGGCCGCTCGGGACGGTCCCCGGGGATTCTGCGACGAAGAAGGTGAGCATCACGGTGCCGAACGGCTACGACTACGAGATCCGCATCCGGCTCGTCGAGGACGGCGCGGCCTTCGCGACCAGCACCGGCCGGATCACCCTGGCACCCCCGCCGCAGGTGATCCTCGCCGACGGTGCGGTGCTCGACTCCACGAGGAGTACGTCACCGGTCGCTCTCCCGTTTCCGACCCCGGCCCCGACCCCGGCAAAGCCGTCCTCCGCGCAGGTAGGGCAGTTCAGGGTGCAGAGCAGCGGTGCGCCGACGCCAACGTACGCACCCGGGTTTGAGGCCGCACTTGCCGCCGCCGGGCTCTTCGGTGCCGGAATCGCGGTGCTTGCGAGGCGGAGGAGGTAGGGTGGCACAGGAGGAGAGCCGGAGGGCCTCACCAGGAGGTGGGGCACCGGAGGAAGGCCGGAGGGCCTCACCAGGAGGTGGGGCACCGGAGGAGAGCCGGAGGGCCTCACCAGGAGGTGGGGCACCGGAAGGCCTCACCGCGTGGAGGGTTTACCTCTACGCCGTCTCGTTCATCGCGCTCATCGTCGCGATCGCGGGTGCCGTGAACCTCATCGCGATCGCAATCGAGGTCTTCGTCTACCCGGCCCCCCAGCCCTA from Methanoculleus chikugoensis encodes the following:
- a CDS encoding ABC transporter ATP-binding protein, with the translated sequence MIRTENLTKIYNGKTAVDGLDLEVGEGEIFGFLGPNGAGKSTTILMLTGMIEPTGGRCFVSGIEVAKDPLNVKKIIGYLPEDVGFYGNMTGEQNLDYFARFYGMDAKARKERIAELLELVHLDGVAQKAGEYSRGMKQRLGLAQALINDPKVLFLDEPTANLDPEGVREYRELVTHLAGEGKTIFVSSHILSEVREVCRTVGLLAKGRLVAQGTLEEVARVLAPSDGDAVRIVIETRERLPAIDDPAIISVEGNANRAVVRAKADIRDRLSAALFEQGLHVREMRLEEPEIEDVFMAAYRR
- a CDS encoding DUF7490 domain-containing protein is translated as MRRLFGTAAVAVLLFLVLAAGCTSSQPPAGYVTIRSVDVSIPDGQPPSNVTRVTAVPYLDAVYADVDGVDLQVVAKEAGTDIVVEETVRSIGTLVSGKTAKEEITLTLENGRGYDIWVTIWQDGRMRESGSVNVFLPDRTVATQRLAYSLLTVSAIDVMTPDLDADPITLDVITEIANGGSSSGNLMMEIRAVNLQTGITAVRESRPLGTVPGDSATKKVSITVPNGYDYEIRIRLVEDGAAFATSTGRITLAPPPQVILADGAVLDSTRSTSPVALPFPTPAPTPAKPSSAQVGQFRVQSSGAPTPTYAPGFEAALAAAGLFGAGIAVLARRRR
- a CDS encoding DUF5671 domain-containing protein, giving the protein MAQEESRRASPGGGAPEEGRRASPGGGAPEESRRASPGGGAPEGLTAWRVYLYAVSFIALIVAIAGAVNLIAIAIEVFVYPAPQPYPVPQYYPELPGSVAQVAVGLVVWGYHWMLLKKEH